The following proteins are encoded in a genomic region of Flammeovirga pectinis:
- the dapB gene encoding 4-hydroxy-tetrahydrodipicolinate reductase has product MNFLLIGYGKMGQTIEGILKERGHNVVGIIDKDNRSDLDTINPSTVDVAIEFTQPSSAYDNIKTCLDKGIRIVSGTTGWLDKKDIIEASTQDNNTAFFYASNYSLGVNIFFELNKKLAKMMSAFNAEYKSSMVEIHHTQKLDAPSGTAITLAEGVIENFEGVDKWTLQGEDKAVDNGIEIEAVREPNVPGTHEISYTSEIDRIDIKHTAFTRKGFALGAVLAGEWLHKKEGIFGMQDMLSL; this is encoded by the coding sequence ATGAATTTTTTATTAATTGGCTACGGTAAAATGGGTCAGACCATTGAAGGTATTTTAAAAGAAAGAGGACATAATGTTGTTGGAATTATTGACAAAGACAACCGTTCTGATTTAGATACCATTAACCCGTCTACAGTTGATGTTGCAATTGAATTTACTCAACCAAGTTCTGCATACGATAATATCAAAACATGTTTAGATAAAGGTATTCGTATTGTTTCTGGAACTACTGGTTGGTTAGATAAAAAAGATATTATAGAGGCTTCTACTCAAGATAATAATACAGCATTCTTTTATGCTTCAAATTATAGTTTAGGTGTTAATATCTTTTTTGAATTAAATAAGAAATTAGCCAAAATGATGAGTGCATTTAATGCCGAATACAAATCATCTATGGTTGAAATTCATCATACACAAAAATTAGATGCTCCTTCTGGAACTGCTATAACTTTAGCTGAAGGTGTTATCGAAAATTTTGAAGGTGTTGATAAGTGGACATTGCAAGGAGAAGATAAAGCTGTTGATAATGGTATTGAAATAGAAGCTGTTCGTGAACCAAATGTACCTGGTACTCATGAAATATCTTATACTTCTGAAATTGACAGAATAGATATTAAACACACTGCTTTTACAAGAAAAGGTTTTGCTTTAGGAGCTGTACTTGCAGGTGAATGGTTACACAAAAAAGAAGGTATTTTTGGCATGCAAGATATGCTATCTTTATAA
- a CDS encoding DUF5683 domain-containing protein, producing MLRLRNHIFYLFIFVFCFSFFNGFSSFAQTEPIPDTTEDEEISEAERNQRSMDSLTTIKAIPNHIDQKEKKRKQKIQYENLTEPTKASFYSIVIPGLGQIHNNKVWKVPILYGGFAVFGYFIKFNHSNYIQSSHWLAYKADSDPLNDNLIPEIYRNLTVENLRNRSDNFRRDRDFMIIVTCMWYMLGALDAAVDQHLKYYDISDDLSFKVSPAAIPDPLTGLPAVGMTLSLKLNSK from the coding sequence ATGCTGCGTTTACGCAATCATATATTTTATCTATTCATTTTTGTTTTTTGCTTTTCTTTTTTCAATGGATTTTCTTCATTTGCTCAAACAGAGCCAATACCGGATACAACCGAAGATGAAGAAATTTCTGAAGCAGAAAGAAACCAAAGATCTATGGACTCGCTTACAACAATAAAAGCGATTCCAAACCATATTGATCAAAAAGAAAAAAAGCGGAAACAAAAAATACAATATGAGAACTTAACAGAACCTACTAAGGCTTCTTTTTATTCTATTGTAATACCTGGTTTAGGCCAGATTCATAACAATAAAGTATGGAAAGTGCCTATTCTTTATGGTGGGTTTGCAGTGTTTGGCTACTTTATCAAATTTAATCATTCTAATTATATACAAAGTAGTCATTGGTTAGCGTATAAGGCAGATTCTGATCCTCTAAATGATAACTTAATTCCTGAGATTTATAGAAATTTAACCGTCGAAAATCTTAGAAACAGAAGCGATAACTTTAGACGTGATAGAGACTTTATGATTATTGTTACTTGCATGTGGTATATGTTAGGAGCTTTAGATGCTGCAGTAGATCAACATTTAAAGTATTATGACATAAGTGATGACCTATCTTTTAAAGTTTCTCCCGCAGCAATTCCAGATCCCTTAACAGGTTTACCAGCTGTAGGTATGACACTCTCACTAAAATTAAACTCTAAATAA
- the lepB gene encoding signal peptidase I: MSKKDKKLKSGSKEWTDALIFAIIAATLIRWAAFEAFTIPTSSMEKSLLVGDYLFVSKVHYGPRTPKTILQLPLTHQTIWGTQIPSFLDWVQLKSHRIPGFTSVKNNDVVVFNYPAEKGFPSDMKLNYIKRCIAIAGDTLQIKDQEVFINGKRAETPSESQTQYTIVSKTQIGKRTLEKYNVYAYDYNNIAHYRLNMVPGPEGKFTYTAMLPKHSADDLRKLDFIESVDRIYAREDNDVFPQKASNNWSIDNFGPLYIPKEGDVVKITADNWSQYKAITEEYEVDYNDGKIGTFKDGKFYLGDEVQESYTVKQNYYFMMGDNRHNSLDSRYWGYVPFDHVIGKAVMVWMSKDNNPDAENSIRYDRIGLLIGSDTQIPSWIKIVIGILLLAFFGYFSFVKKKDEDNNQIK, from the coding sequence ATGAGTAAAAAAGATAAAAAACTAAAATCAGGTAGTAAAGAATGGACTGACGCTCTCATTTTTGCAATAATAGCTGCAACTTTAATTCGTTGGGCTGCATTTGAGGCATTTACAATCCCTACTTCATCTATGGAAAAATCGTTATTAGTTGGCGATTACCTTTTTGTAAGTAAAGTTCATTACGGACCTCGTACACCAAAAACAATTTTGCAATTACCTTTAACGCATCAAACAATTTGGGGTACACAAATACCTTCCTTCTTGGATTGGGTTCAACTAAAGTCACATAGAATCCCTGGTTTTACATCTGTAAAAAATAATGATGTAGTTGTCTTTAATTATCCTGCGGAAAAAGGATTCCCATCGGATATGAAGTTAAACTATATCAAACGTTGTATCGCTATTGCTGGTGATACATTACAGATTAAAGACCAAGAAGTTTTTATAAATGGTAAAAGAGCTGAAACTCCATCAGAGAGCCAAACACAATATACTATTGTATCTAAAACTCAAATTGGTAAAAGAACTCTAGAAAAATACAATGTTTACGCATATGACTATAATAATATAGCTCATTACAGGTTAAACATGGTTCCAGGACCTGAAGGTAAATTTACGTATACAGCAATGTTACCTAAACATAGTGCTGATGATTTAAGAAAGTTAGATTTTATAGAATCTGTTGATAGGATTTACGCTAGAGAAGATAATGATGTCTTCCCACAAAAAGCAAGTAATAATTGGTCTATTGATAATTTTGGACCACTTTATATTCCTAAGGAAGGTGATGTAGTTAAAATTACAGCAGACAACTGGTCGCAATATAAAGCGATTACAGAAGAATATGAAGTAGATTATAATGATGGTAAAATAGGTACATTTAAGGATGGTAAATTCTATTTAGGAGACGAAGTTCAAGAATCGTATACCGTAAAGCAGAATTACTATTTTATGATGGGAGATAACCGTCACAATTCATTAGATTCAAGATATTGGGGATATGTTCCGTTCGACCACGTAATAGGTAAAGCTGTTATGGTCTGGATGTCTAAAGACAATAATCCTGATGCAGAAAATAGTATTAGATACGACCGCATTGGTCTTCTAATTGGTAGCGATACACAAATTCCTAGTTGGATTAAAATCGTTATTGGCATCTTACTACTAGCATTCTTTGGTTATTTCAGCTTCGTTAAAAAGAAAGACGAGGACAATAATCAAATTAAATAA